Proteins from a genomic interval of Neosynechococcus sphagnicola sy1:
- a CDS encoding tetratricopeptide repeat protein, whose product MVPLTVTFDMPGQIVTGLANGSLVRTGGVVQDTSGKVVMWLREFSEMGVMNGISSGILPFTAATSMLNLGISAVGFTVILKRLKDLEKQLEKVQESLEKIENKIDLSFYANFRAALDLAINSFTMKNLHNRRSSALCAINRFLEAEYTYADLADKELAIKSRIAGEYILALCLAYVAEARCYLELNEFDTAIKRFKEGKHEINIRIERYVDSLLTSKPLMYLHPKLKGRTDLSRLTRIYQWKNSVQSENNNSLLTENSVFELLRTNMVPQRDMSWTSQVNEWIDSLPACVIEQKNVKRDIFGIKQEGREETIQSLPVTFLKMESMIETSQRFNAYQIQTKTISKLQISFNDWINLQPPTNKNEDKSLMYIIPEIPLSL is encoded by the coding sequence ATGGTTCCTCTCACAGTGACATTTGATATGCCCGGACAAATTGTTACAGGGTTAGCAAACGGAAGCCTTGTAAGAACAGGAGGTGTTGTTCAAGATACTTCTGGGAAAGTAGTTATGTGGTTAAGGGAATTCAGTGAAATGGGTGTTATGAATGGCATTAGCTCTGGCATATTACCTTTTACAGCAGCAACTAGTATGCTCAATCTTGGAATTTCAGCTGTAGGTTTCACGGTTATATTGAAAAGATTGAAAGATCTAGAAAAACAGCTAGAAAAAGTTCAAGAATCTTTAGAGAAAATCGAAAATAAAATTGATTTAAGCTTTTATGCGAATTTCCGAGCTGCTCTGGACTTAGCAATCAATTCTTTTACAATGAAAAATCTTCACAATCGAAGAAGCAGTGCCCTATGTGCAATCAATAGATTTTTGGAAGCAGAGTATACATATGCTGATCTAGCAGATAAAGAATTGGCAATTAAAAGTCGAATTGCTGGTGAATATATTTTAGCCTTATGTCTTGCCTACGTTGCAGAGGCAAGGTGTTATCTAGAGCTTAATGAGTTTGATACAGCAATCAAACGTTTCAAGGAGGGGAAGCATGAAATAAATATAAGAATCGAAAGATATGTAGATTCATTATTAACTTCTAAGCCTCTAATGTATTTGCATCCAAAGCTAAAAGGAAGAACTGACTTATCTCGCTTAACAAGAATTTATCAATGGAAAAATTCTGTTCAAAGTGAAAATAATAATTCTCTTCTAACAGAAAATTCTGTTTTCGAGTTGTTGAGAACAAATATGGTTCCACAGCGTGATATGTCGTGGACTTCACAAGTCAATGAGTGGATAGATTCGCTACCTGCTTGCGTAATTGAGCAGAAAAACGTCAAAAGAGATATTTTTGGAATCAAACAAGAAGGGAGAGAAGAAACTATCCAGAGCCTTCCAGTAACTTTTTTGAAAATGGAATCAATGATTGAAACTAGTCAAAGGTTTAATGCTTATCAAATCCAAACTAAAACAATTAGTAAATTACAAATTAGCTTCAATGATTGGATAAATCTTCAGCCGCCGACGAATAAAAATGAGGATAAAAGCTTGATGTATATTATCCCAGAAATTCCTTTGAGTCTGTGA
- a CDS encoding pentapeptide repeat-containing protein has translation MPSPLNSLTAAELLRRYAMGERQFRGVNLAHADLEAANLSYADLTNADLTLTNLNYANLQGINLTQANLNGADLIGANLAQARLVKAQLLGANLSRSILNGADLSEALMGSALLISASCCHTSFRSAVLGGAVLIRANLTQADLSGANLSETDLSAANLMGAILNQTNLSGAVLMDTQLDLDSLSE, from the coding sequence ATGCCCTCTCCCCTCAATTCTCTAACCGCAGCAGAACTCTTAAGACGTTATGCCATGGGTGAACGCCAGTTTCGGGGTGTGAATCTAGCCCATGCAGATCTGGAAGCAGCCAATCTTAGTTACGCTGACCTCACCAATGCTGATCTGACGCTGACGAATCTGAATTACGCTAACCTTCAGGGAATTAATTTAACCCAGGCAAATCTGAATGGTGCTGACTTGATTGGTGCCAATCTGGCACAGGCACGACTGGTGAAGGCGCAACTGTTGGGGGCAAACCTCAGTCGGTCGATCCTCAATGGTGCTGATCTGAGTGAAGCCCTGATGGGAAGTGCCTTGTTAATTAGTGCGTCTTGCTGCCACACGTCGTTTAGGTCAGCGGTGCTTGGAGGGGCGGTTTTGATCCGAGCCAATTTAACTCAGGCTGACCTCAGCGGTGCGAACCTCAGCGAAACTGATTTAAGTGCTGCCAATCTGATGGGGGCAATTTTGAATCAAACGAATCTCAGTGGCGCAGTACTGATGGATACTCAGTTGGATCTGGATTCGCTCAGTGAATAG
- a CDS encoding Mrp/NBP35 family ATP-binding protein — translation MVNMLNLDSVLDVLRPVQDPELRKSLVDLNMIRHVRIAEGRVSFTLVLTTPACPLRQFIVEECQKAVQTLPGVVDVTVDVTAETPQQKSLPDRTGISGVKNIIAISSGKGGVGKTTVAVNVAVALAHLGAKVGMIDADIYGPNVPTMLGLSDAKVTVQTSSQGEILEPAFNYGVKLVSMGFLIDKDQPVIWRGPMLNGIIRQFLYQVQWGDLDYLIVDMPPGTGDAQLTLTQAVPMAGAVIVTTPQTVALLDSRKGLKMFQQLGVPVLGIVENMSYFIPPDLPDRQYDIFGSGGGAKTAQELDVPLLGCVPLEISLREGGRSRLADCAGRTGICLC, via the coding sequence ATGGTCAATATGCTCAATCTAGATTCTGTCCTCGACGTATTGCGACCCGTGCAAGATCCTGAACTCCGCAAGAGTCTCGTGGACTTGAATATGATACGTCATGTCAGAATCGCCGAAGGCCGGGTGAGTTTTACCCTGGTGCTCACGACCCCTGCCTGCCCGCTGCGCCAGTTTATTGTGGAAGAATGCCAGAAAGCGGTGCAGACTTTGCCGGGGGTTGTCGATGTCACCGTCGATGTCACGGCTGAAACCCCCCAACAAAAATCATTACCCGATCGCACTGGCATCAGTGGGGTAAAAAATATTATCGCCATCTCCAGCGGCAAAGGCGGCGTGGGTAAAACCACCGTAGCGGTAAATGTGGCCGTCGCTTTAGCGCATCTGGGGGCAAAAGTAGGGATGATCGATGCGGATATCTACGGCCCCAACGTCCCGACCATGTTGGGGTTGTCAGACGCGAAGGTAACGGTGCAGACCAGCAGCCAGGGAGAGATCTTAGAACCCGCCTTCAACTATGGGGTGAAACTGGTGTCGATGGGCTTCTTGATTGATAAGGATCAGCCCGTGATTTGGCGTGGCCCGATGCTGAATGGCATTATTCGCCAGTTCCTGTACCAAGTGCAGTGGGGTGACCTGGATTATTTGATTGTGGATATGCCCCCCGGAACGGGGGATGCCCAACTAACGCTGACCCAGGCCGTTCCCATGGCCGGAGCGGTGATTGTTACCACACCCCAAACCGTAGCACTCTTAGATTCCCGTAAGGGCTTGAAAATGTTTCAGCAACTGGGCGTCCCAGTGCTGGGCATTGTGGAAAACATGAGCTATTTCATCCCCCCTGATTTACCCGATCGCCAGTACGATATTTTTGGTTCAGGAGGGGGGGCTAAAACGGCACAGGAGCTGGATGTCCCCTTGTTAGGCTGTGTTCCCTTAGAGATTTCCCTCCGTGAGGGGGGTCGATCGCGGCTTGCCGATTGTGCTGGCCGAACCGGAATCTGCCTCTGCTAA
- a CDS encoding lipoate--protein ligase family protein, giving the protein MPLITAAGATQMAIDQWLLEQHLLGLQPPSLRFYTWSPPAISLGYHQRRWPLVWEQMLWQGITIDLIRRPTGGRAVLHQGDLTYAIAVSGITGNRRQVYQTLCEFLIQGWQALGLPLHYGQSGQGYHHQANCFSTATAADLVTSTGFKFIGSAQLYRGGAILQHGSIQLAPDLALRSQVFGDSGHPEQSPPDLQGLEISTILEALTTAAGDCFGVNWQVQPLTDLEWAAIRQAPALKLGQQSDLRSRGAP; this is encoded by the coding sequence ATGCCCCTGATCACCGCTGCTGGTGCCACCCAAATGGCGATTGATCAGTGGCTCTTGGAACAGCACCTCTTAGGCTTACAACCCCCCAGCTTACGGTTTTACACGTGGTCGCCCCCAGCTATTTCCTTGGGTTACCACCAACGTCGTTGGCCTCTCGTTTGGGAACAAATGCTCTGGCAAGGGATAACGATTGATCTGATCCGTCGCCCCACTGGGGGGCGAGCCGTGTTGCATCAGGGAGATCTAACCTATGCGATCGCGGTGTCTGGGATCACGGGCAATCGACGGCAGGTTTATCAAACCCTGTGTGAGTTTTTGATCCAGGGCTGGCAGGCGTTAGGACTGCCCTTGCACTATGGACAAAGTGGTCAGGGCTATCACCACCAGGCCAATTGCTTTAGTACCGCTACCGCTGCCGATCTAGTGACATCCACCGGTTTTAAGTTCATTGGGAGTGCCCAACTCTACCGAGGGGGCGCCATCCTCCAGCATGGATCGATACAGTTGGCTCCCGATTTAGCGCTGCGATCGCAGGTCTTTGGAGACAGTGGGCACCCGGAACAGTCACCCCCTGATTTGCAAGGCTTAGAGATCTCCACCATCCTAGAGGCACTGACCACCGCCGCAGGGGATTGCTTCGGGGTGAATTGGCAAGTGCAACCCCTCACAGACCTTGAATGGGCTGCGATTAGGCAAGCGCCAGCACTGAAACTCGGGCAGCAATCTGACCTGCGATCGCGAGGAGCGCCTTAG
- a CDS encoding superoxide dismutase — protein MAFTQPPLPYDFGALEPYNMSGRTFEFHYGKHHAAYVNNLNNLVKDTELADKTLEAVIQISFKDAAKVGIFNNAAQVWNHSFFWNCMKPGGGGTPTGALAEQITDSFGSFEKFTTEFKAAATTQFGSGWAWLVKEGDTLKVTKTPNAENPLAHGQTALLTLDVWEHAYYLDYQNRRPDFIQNFLDSLVNWEFVAQQLAAA, from the coding sequence ATGGCATTTACACAACCGCCCTTACCTTATGACTTTGGTGCCCTAGAACCTTACAACATGTCTGGACGCACCTTTGAGTTCCATTACGGCAAGCACCATGCTGCTTACGTGAACAATCTTAATAATTTGGTTAAAGATACAGAATTGGCTGACAAAACCTTAGAGGCAGTGATTCAAATTTCCTTCAAAGACGCAGCCAAGGTCGGCATTTTCAATAATGCCGCTCAGGTTTGGAACCATTCCTTTTTCTGGAATTGTATGAAGCCCGGTGGGGGCGGGACACCAACTGGTGCGTTGGCAGAACAAATCACGGACTCCTTTGGCAGCTTTGAGAAGTTTACGACTGAGTTCAAAGCTGCTGCGACCACCCAGTTCGGCAGTGGCTGGGCTTGGTTAGTGAAAGAGGGCGATACCCTAAAGGTGACGAAAACCCCGAATGCGGAGAATCCTCTGGCTCACGGTCAAACAGCGCTGTTGACCCTGGATGTTTGGGAACATGCTTACTATCTTGACTATCAGAATCGTCGTCCTGATTTCATTCAAAACTTCCTGGACAGCCTGGTGAATTGGGAGTTTGTTGCTCAACAACTGGCTGCTGCTTAA
- a CDS encoding pentapeptide repeat-containing protein, with the protein MNTNDLLKRYGAGEKNFRGAQLSNVNLMGAKLAGINLSDAELSLVNFNHAILRGANLCRANLNGIDLIGTNLSSANLSRSLLIGADLSTANLGAADLSYATLSGATLVGTCLRGANLQGAMLNNARLVGADLRDADLSSANLQDADLSGANLLGATLNHVTLEGAVMPDGSLYDPNELDEPEIPPMAVAASRESPAVPLLNPPRSEDSSTAADGVELQLPPTDLAPTAADTPAIAPYGNHTGEGDEIHHQTEAIQPAIETAGAETASPAVNPSRSGYSLHEMLNRFSVTKEEHCQVQIQTVEHTQIVGEILVESTSLDTQLLSLLNEAPNFILVNNAMVIASGGSVSHHAFLCLNKQLIIHMTLQPDGALP; encoded by the coding sequence ATGAATACCAATGATTTACTGAAACGCTATGGCGCTGGGGAGAAAAATTTTCGGGGTGCACAGCTGAGCAATGTGAATTTAATGGGTGCAAAACTTGCGGGCATCAATCTCAGTGATGCGGAGCTGTCCCTCGTCAACTTCAACCATGCCATTCTCCGAGGAGCCAATCTCTGTCGTGCCAACCTCAATGGGATTGACCTGATTGGCACCAATCTCAGTAGTGCCAACCTAAGTCGGTCATTGCTGATTGGAGCTGACCTGAGCACGGCGAACCTCGGTGCCGCTGACCTGAGTTATGCCACCTTGAGTGGAGCAACCCTTGTGGGTACCTGTCTGCGAGGTGCGAATTTGCAGGGTGCGATGTTGAACAATGCCCGTCTCGTTGGTGCGGATTTGCGAGATGCTGACTTGAGTAGCGCTAATCTCCAGGATGCTGACTTAAGTGGTGCCAATCTTTTGGGGGCAACCCTGAATCATGTGACTTTAGAGGGCGCTGTCATGCCCGATGGTTCTCTTTACGATCCTAACGAGTTAGACGAACCGGAAATACCACCCATGGCAGTCGCGGCATCTAGAGAATCTCCAGCGGTGCCCTTGCTCAATCCACCCCGCTCTGAGGATAGCAGCACGGCTGCTGATGGGGTTGAATTACAGCTGCCACCAACAGATTTAGCACCGACAGCGGCTGACACACCCGCGATCGCGCCCTACGGTAATCATACTGGGGAAGGCGACGAGATTCACCACCAAACAGAGGCGATCCAACCCGCGATCGAGACTGCTGGAGCTGAGACTGCCTCACCTGCTGTCAATCCGTCCCGATCTGGTTATTCCCTCCATGAGATGTTGAATCGTTTCAGTGTCACCAAGGAGGAACATTGTCAGGTACAGATCCAAACCGTTGAGCATACCCAGATTGTGGGTGAAATTTTAGTCGAGTCCACCAGTCTGGATACACAACTATTGTCATTATTGAATGAAGCTCCCAATTTTATTTTGGTGAACAATGCAATGGTAATTGCCTCTGGGGGGTCTGTCAGCCACCATGCCTTCCTTTGCCTTAATAAGCAGCTCATTATTCACATGACTTTGCAACCCGATGGAGCGCTGCCTTAG